In the genome of Bosea sp. BIWAKO-01, the window GTGCTGATCGCCACTGGCTCGATCAGCAATGGCGAGCTGGTGCCGCATCGTGTCTTCAATCTCTAGTCCATGGGGTCGGATCTCGTATCCGACCCCATGATTCGCCCCCCTGGGTTTGCGTCGGCTCTTCCGAAAGCCGCAATTCATTTTTCGGGCCGCCGGGACGAGATTGAACTGCGTGGCACGCAAGCGTGCAGCGTCACGCAGGGGCGGTGCGCGAAACAGGCGGCTGTACTTCCCGGCTGAACTACGATGGGCTTTCATAGCCCATTTTGAAGCCCGCCGAGGCGGCATCGAGCGCCGCTCCGGGGGACCATGTCCCTCAGCCAGGTTTTTCACGCTTTTGGCGCCCTTGCTGCCAACATCGTGCCGACCATGAGAACGGTGCGCCATTCGAAATCGAACTTGATCGTGCCAAGCCGCTGTATCCGGCCGCGCGGGCCGTACTCGAGTTATGGGTCACGGAGGATGGCACGGTCGCGGCTCGATCTGCGCCGCGACGGCCGCTGCGGCAAGCTGCGGGGCACCGCCCCTCGTGCCTATGGCGGCCGCTACGAAAGCGACCCGTCGCATCTCTATTTCGAAGACGATACTGGCCTCCTTGCGCTGGCGAGCTGCGTCGCGGCGACCTGCCACTCGGCGGCCGCCCGCTACCAGAAAGCCTGAATTGCTCGCGATGGTTCAGTAACCGACAGTGAAGCGTCGGCGCGAATGGGCTGGCTTCTCCAGTTCGTCGACCAGTGCGATCGCGTAGTCCTCGGCCGAAATCGCGCTCTTGCCCTGCGCATCGACCAGAAGCTGATCCCCGCCGAGGCGGAACGTGCCGGTGCGCTCGCCGGGCTGGATCAGCGCTGAGGGTGACAGGAACGTCCAGTCCAGTTTGTTCTCACCCTTGAGCAGCTCGAGGAAGGCGCCGCCCTTCTTCGCTTCGGCCAGATAGATCGCCGGGAACTCCGGCGTGTCGAACAGTTGCTTACCTGGCGCGACCTCGAGACTTCCCGCGCCACCGACGACGAGATAGCGCTTCACGCCGGACTGCTTGACGGCGGCCAGCAGAACCGCCGGGTCGCTCGCGGTGAAATGAACGGCGCTGATCACCGCGTCATGATCGGCGAGCACACTGGCCAGCCCGTCGCGATCGAACACATCGCCCTTCAGCGCCGTCACACCGGTCGCCGCTGCGACCTTTTCGGGGTTGCGGGTGATCGCCGAAACCGCGTGTCCGCGGGCGGAGAGCTCGGCCAGCAGGCGCGAGCCGATGAAGCCGGTAGCGCCAATGAGAGCGATTTTCATGAGACCTGCCTTTACCTAGTATCTTTCAGAAACCAACATCCTGTGTGATACTAGATGGAGGCAGCGTGGAGCCTCGTAAAGAAGGCACTTTCACGCGACATGGTCACCTCAGGG includes:
- a CDS encoding NAD(P)-dependent oxidoreductase; the protein is MKIALIGATGFIGSRLLAELSARGHAVSAITRNPEKVAAATGVTALKGDVFDRDGLASVLADHDAVISAVHFTASDPAVLLAAVKQSGVKRYLVVGGAGSLEVAPGKQLFDTPEFPAIYLAEAKKGGAFLELLKGENKLDWTFLSPSALIQPGERTGTFRLGGDQLLVDAQGKSAISAEDYAIALVDELEKPAHSRRRFTVGY
- a CDS encoding Atu4866 domain-containing protein, whose protein sequence is MARSRLDLRRDGRCGKLRGTAPRAYGGRYESDPSHLYFEDDTGLLALASCVAATCHSAAARYQKA